One Fusarium poae strain DAOMC 252244 chromosome 4, whole genome shotgun sequence DNA window includes the following coding sequences:
- a CDS encoding hypothetical protein (TransMembrane:12 (i52-71o91-111i118-137o143-166i178-200o212-234i284-304o316-338i350-368o374-396i408-428o440-460i)) translates to MDNAKPTVQMDEGDPSPAGQEQNLNNFDFPSQTEEWRQDFEKKLLRKVDTRLMPTLVIMYLLNFLDRSNLAQARQGSLEEDLGMKGTDFNLATSIFFVGYLLMQLPSNLILTRLRPSLYLSASCCLWGVVSTCNAGAQTFTHLVVIRFFLGFVEAPFFPGAVFLMSSWYTRAELTRRIAWLYSGNALANMFGGVLGAAILGDMDGAHGKAGWRWLFIIEGVAAIGFSLIAMFILPNYPHTTKWLTEEERAFAAWRLAQDINEVDAYGENTVWDGVKMAVRDYRLYLFVLLQHVSLISQTFQYFFPTIVGTLGYGKIVTLWLTAPAWFATFLLSVCVTLSSAKTNDRSLHIFCLMLVAAIGNAIATATTTVGARFFAMFLMPMGAVSSYQIIVSWVANSFPRPLVKRSATIAICNMIGNTASIYGSYMYPSSDGPQYIPGGSANTAICVLVALLALVLRYVHKYENKKLDKAEAEANAAAEENGKTDSQAREAGFRYIY, encoded by the exons ATGGACAACGCCAAACCAACCGTCCAGATGGACGAAGGTGACCCCTCCCCAGCGGGTCAAGAGCAGAATCTCAACAACTTCGACTTCCCCTCCCAGACCGAAGAATGGCGACAAGACTTTGAGAAGAAACTCCTCCGAAAAGTCGACACTCGTTTAATGCCCACTCTCGTGATAATGTACCTCCTCAACTTCCTCGACCGTTCGAACCTCGCCCAGGCACGTCAAGGCTCCCTCGAAGAAGACCTTGGAATGAAGGGTACAGACTTTAACCTCGCTACAtccatcttcttcgtcgGATATCTGCTCATGCAATTACCCTCGAACCTTATTCTTACACGTTTGCGACCGTCGCTGTATTTGAGTGCTTcgtgctgtctttggggcGTTGTATCGACGTGCAATGCTGGCGCGCAAACTTTTACACATCTTGTTGTTATCCGATTCTTCCTCGGTTTTGTGGAAGCGCCGTTCTTTCCTGGTGCGGTGTTTCTGATGAGTTCTTGGTATACGCGCGCTGAGCTTACGCGAAGAATCGCATGGCTTTATTCCGGAAATGCGCTTGCCAATATGTTTGGTGGTGTACTTGGTGCGGCTATTTTGGGGGATATGGATGGCGCGCATGGAAAAGCGGGTTGGAGATGGTTATTCATCATT GAGGGTGTCGCAGCCATTGGGTTTTCGTTGATCGCCATGTTTATTCTACCGAATTATCCCCACACGACAAAATGGTTAACTGAAGAGGAACGCGCTTTCGCAGCATGGCGATTGGCTCAAGACATCAATGAAGTTGATGCATATGGTGAAAACACAGTTTGGGATGGTGTCAAGATGGCTGTACGAGATTATCGCCTGTACCTCTTTGTGCTTCTTCAGCATGTCAGTCTCATCTCTCAGACATTCCAGTACTTTTTCCCGACAATTGTGGGGACACTTGGGTACGGGAAAATTGTCACACTGTGGCTCACAGCTCCAGCATGG TTTGCGACATTCCTTTTGTCGGTTTGTGTCACTTTGAGTTCTGCCAAAACGAACGACCGATCTCTACACATTTTTTGCCTCATGCTTGTCGCAGCAATTGGAAATGCAATTGCGACAGCCACCACGACAGTTGGAGCGCGATTCTTTGCCATGTTTCTCATGCCGATGGGTGCCGTGTCATCAT ACCAAATCATCGTCTCATGGGTCGCGAATTCTTTTCCCCGCCCTCTGGTTAAGCGCTCAGCCACCATTGCAATCTGCAATATGATTGGTAACACGGCCAGTATTTACGGGTCATACATGTACCCCAGCAGTGATGGTCCACAGTACATTCCAGGTGGTAGCGCCAACACTGCTATTTGTGTACTTGTCGCGTTGCTGGCTCTAGTATTGCGATATGTCCACAAATATGAGAACAAAAAGTTGGACAAGGCCGAAGCTGAAGCAAATGCTGCTGCGGAGGAAAACGGCAAGACGGACTCACAAGCAAGAGAAGCAGGATTCAGGTACATTTACTAG
- a CDS encoding hypothetical protein (SECRETED:SignalP(1-20)): MVKSTILFGALAAFGSYAQGKEIKVNEDKAQRLYDSGIAVWEEQEAAGAFASEQYPKLGYTKCVRGFAEAIKGDALNTFACHNTDLYSFLSHADLGSTGGRGSSSWGWTSDNGREFVAIGQYDGTAFAEITKKGQLVYLGRLPQYSVPSQWREIRTYKNYVIIGSEAVDHGIQIFDLTKLLKIDPKKPVVFDAKKDLTSHFKELLPVGRAHNVVVNEELKYAVAVGAQPRTDKNCASGLNFFDLTDPSKPKSLGCAKGDGYVHDAQCIVYRGPDKRYQGRDICYGYNEDTLTIYDVTDKANVTNIISRISYEGASYTHQGWVLDTQNQEFLVLDDELDEQNGAGPGSDGYPVTFIWDIRDLEKPKQTGLFKHPTKSIDHNQYVKDSYIYQSHYGAGLRVLDGRSIPSDPTGAGVYEAAWFDIYPEDDALQGGGSVAFVGTWSSYAFFKSGFIFVNTIERGAFVVKLTEKAFQKPKW, translated from the exons ATGGTCAAGTCTACTATTCTTTTCGGCGCTCTCGCTGCCTTTGGATCTTATGCTCAGGGAAAGGAGATCAAGGTCAACGAGGACAAAGCTCAGAGACTCTACGATAGTGGCATT GCTGTTTGGGAGGAGCAAGAGGCTGCTGGTGCTTTCGCTAGCGAGCAGTACCCCAAGCTTGGTTACACCAAGTGTGTCCGTGGTTTCGCTGAGGCTATCAAGGGTGATGCCTTGAACACATTTGCCTGCCACAAC ACCGATCTCTACTCTTTCCTCAGCCACGCCGACCTCGGCAGCACTGGTGGTCGAGGTTCTTCCTCTTGGGGATGGACCTCTGACAACGGCCGTGAGTTCGTCGCTATCGGTCAATACGACGGGACCGCCTTCGCAGAGATCACCAAGAAGGGTCAACTCGTCTACCTCGGTCGTCTTCCTCAATACTCCGTCCCTTCCCAGTGGCGAGAGATCCGAACCTACAAGAACTACGTCATCATCGGATCCGAAGCCGTTGACCACGGTATTCAGATCTTTGACCTCACCAAGCTCTTGAAGATCGATCCCAAGAAGCCTGTTGTCTTTGACGCCAAGAAGGACCTCACTAGTCACTTCAAAGAGCTTCTCCCCGTCGGTCGTGCTCACAATGTTGTTGTCAACGAGGAGCTCAAGTACGCTGTCGCTGTTGGCGCCCAGCCTCGTACTGACAAGAATTGTGCTTCTGGTCTCAACTTTTTTGATTTGACTGATCCTTCCAAACCCAAGTCTCTTGGATGCGCCAAGGGTGATGGTTATGTCCACGATGCTCAGTGCATTGTTTACCGTGGACCTGATAAGCGTTACCAGGGTCGTGATATCTGCTATGGTTACAACGAGGATACTCTCACCATTTACGATGTCACTGACAAGGCGAATGTCACCAACATCATCTCTCGTATTTCCTACGAGGGTGCTTCGTACACTCACCAGGGTTGGGTTCTCGACACACAGAACCAAGAGTTCCTTGTCTTGGATGATGAGCTCGATGAGCAGAACGGTGCTGGTCCTGGATCTGATGGATACCCCGTTACTTTCATCTGGGACATTCGCGATCTCGAGAAGCCCAAGCAGACCGGTCTTTTCAAGCACCCCACCAAGTCCATTGACCACAACCAGTACGTCAAGGACAGCTACATCTACCAATCTCACTATGGCGCCGGTCTTCGCGTTCTCGACGGTCGATCTATCCCCTCTGACCCcactggtgctggtgtctaCGAGGCTGCTTGGTTTGACATTTACCCTGAGGATGATGCTCTTCAAGGTGGTGGTAGTGTTGCGTTTGTTGGAACTTGGTCTTCTTATGCTTTCTTCAAGTCGGGATTCATCTTTGTCAACACTATTGAGCGTGGTGCTTTTGTTGTCAAGTTGACTGAGAAGGCTTTTCAGAAGCCCAAGTGGTAG